The following are encoded together in the Pseudoalteromonas piscicida genome:
- a CDS encoding poly-gamma-glutamate synthase PgsB: MRAHHDTLENAWQRLDLQPFCLNLLAHSQNQHIRHGLIRALVNMVATLNSYEVDSELDAELIAKLIELLESDNMPYQATVDILEILIHQRPTFIRAYMWALLEEANDIKNSQQVDAEVLYILSIFPKIIVSQQKLTEKDLNMLCALSEHTLPRVRQVTLEFVEFYPTPFAQELIAKRFEQESENAVRFTLIKQLSADRFCQHDFAFLLWQRVLKGDFSMQLKRLALEQSARIMLNMQLESNQADLCFKRFIDTLNDCLSNETNIAVCRYITRAREQLGSFYHQAIIAQLNTSLEANEQSDALATWSRDELGRSLSYIAQRGQSLNASKTKAGWRIQQGYRQARRLWRVLHEIRQPSTDKRQSYSHTKAKKPSVSIHVPSCTTAEISETKVPGELLFNIAEQTSRPHLPLLDFLLSVLTNDRSKEDAKTYTPDGILTVTPPPTLWRRLKAYWTITWQFAELDHLRKGNELEQGKYLDAINALGFSLYFSAYGDIAETPFPVAKDIQQLYSRSGVTSALFTIWSSFKEYVDAIYQNSISQLVFFVLAFISYFWTRHIYVSKSIKQNRKHIPVSIGGWGTRGKSGTERLKSALFSSLALKVVSKTTGCEAMLIYSKISGEQYEIPLFRPFDKASIWEQADVLHFAKQVKADVFLWECMGLTPRYVKILVRWMKDNFATITNAYPDHEDILGPTGLDVAKEMSAFLGYNTQVFTAEQNMASVLNLAAEQKNTSLIQIHWGDGYQITPDILAKYPYVEHPDNIALVCKMAQYIGINKDYVFKETASRVIPDVGVLQQFKTAKIGAISQSFINSMSANERLATIENWKRLNIVEQGKQGQIVALINNRNDRVARSQVFASILANDLHFDAVVVVGTNIDGFFKYFLVALENLLQSIFSNNDHNALRDLLARFRLTLSRDALIASLNTTAARLPESAFSSLDSLQSLLNNEDETHRLTIRRFEAWTIAQSLLEAEDLSTLLSQAATLAERLAKLKCTLVHDSDIKPDALTQIIAKQALPNEHQIIVGMQNIKGAGLGYVYMWQKWQLFNQHCERLSRRSVTQTEFRNGLSRILQQEELSAIECQYLADKLDSFATLPNAQSEFSQAELTQIKRKLEQQTQRLESKENTLPRSPLTRFLNKLVESFLDAGAAVKRKKIAVQVYKDIADFRITIEKATLILSELNRSQKPGWLKLQNGKRRKK; encoded by the coding sequence TTGCGTGCTCACCACGATACCCTAGAAAATGCTTGGCAACGCTTAGATTTACAACCATTTTGCTTAAATTTACTCGCCCATAGCCAAAATCAACATATTCGTCACGGCTTGATCCGTGCGCTCGTCAATATGGTCGCAACCCTAAACAGCTATGAAGTCGACTCGGAATTAGACGCAGAACTTATCGCTAAACTTATTGAGCTGCTTGAGTCTGACAACATGCCCTACCAGGCAACCGTCGACATTTTAGAGATCTTAATACATCAACGCCCCACCTTTATTCGCGCTTACATGTGGGCTCTTCTGGAAGAAGCGAACGACATTAAAAATAGTCAGCAAGTTGATGCCGAAGTACTCTATATTCTAAGTATCTTCCCTAAAATTATTGTCAGTCAGCAAAAGCTTACAGAAAAAGATCTCAATATGCTTTGTGCACTCAGCGAGCATACCTTACCGAGGGTTCGCCAAGTTACCTTAGAGTTTGTCGAGTTTTACCCCACACCGTTTGCACAAGAGTTAATCGCCAAACGATTTGAGCAGGAGAGTGAGAATGCCGTGCGCTTCACTCTGATAAAACAGTTATCCGCCGACCGGTTTTGCCAACACGACTTTGCGTTTTTACTGTGGCAACGTGTACTCAAAGGCGACTTTAGTATGCAGCTAAAGCGCTTAGCGCTTGAACAAAGCGCGCGTATTATGCTGAATATGCAACTTGAATCAAATCAAGCTGATCTCTGCTTCAAACGGTTTATTGATACCTTAAATGATTGCTTATCGAACGAAACAAACATCGCCGTTTGCCGTTATATCACCAGAGCCAGAGAGCAGCTAGGTAGCTTCTATCATCAAGCCATCATCGCGCAGCTCAATACCTCTCTTGAAGCCAACGAACAAAGTGACGCACTGGCCACTTGGTCTCGTGATGAACTGGGCCGCTCCCTTTCTTATATTGCGCAACGTGGTCAAAGTCTTAATGCCTCAAAAACAAAAGCTGGCTGGCGTATCCAACAAGGCTATCGTCAAGCAAGAAGATTATGGCGAGTACTGCACGAAATAAGACAACCAAGTACCGATAAACGTCAAAGCTATTCTCATACCAAAGCGAAAAAGCCCAGCGTATCGATCCACGTCCCTAGCTGCACTACCGCGGAAATTAGCGAAACAAAAGTGCCGGGGGAATTGCTCTTTAATATCGCCGAACAAACGAGTCGACCACATCTACCGTTACTCGACTTTTTGCTAAGTGTGCTTACCAATGACCGCAGTAAAGAGGATGCCAAAACCTATACGCCAGATGGTATTTTAACCGTCACACCGCCTCCGACTTTGTGGCGACGCCTCAAGGCGTACTGGACCATAACATGGCAGTTTGCAGAGCTCGACCATCTACGAAAAGGCAACGAGCTTGAGCAAGGTAAATATTTGGACGCGATTAACGCACTTGGGTTTTCGTTGTATTTTAGTGCCTATGGCGACATCGCGGAAACGCCATTTCCTGTCGCCAAAGACATTCAGCAACTTTATTCTCGCTCTGGCGTCACCTCAGCGCTGTTCACGATTTGGAGCAGTTTTAAAGAATACGTCGATGCCATTTATCAAAATAGTATTTCGCAGCTGGTTTTCTTTGTACTTGCATTTATTAGCTACTTTTGGACCCGACATATTTATGTCAGTAAAAGCATAAAGCAAAACCGCAAACACATTCCAGTGTCTATCGGTGGCTGGGGAACACGAGGAAAGTCAGGAACTGAAAGGCTAAAATCAGCTTTATTTAGCAGCTTGGCTCTGAAAGTCGTGAGTAAAACCACAGGCTGTGAGGCAATGCTAATCTATTCGAAAATTTCTGGTGAGCAATATGAGATCCCGCTATTTAGACCTTTCGACAAGGCGAGTATTTGGGAGCAAGCTGATGTGCTACATTTTGCAAAGCAGGTAAAAGCGGATGTGTTCTTATGGGAATGTATGGGGTTGACCCCTAGATATGTAAAAATTCTCGTTCGTTGGATGAAAGACAACTTCGCCACTATTACTAATGCCTATCCAGATCATGAAGATATTTTGGGTCCAACAGGCTTAGATGTGGCAAAAGAAATGTCTGCTTTTTTGGGTTACAACACCCAAGTGTTCACCGCCGAGCAGAATATGGCTTCAGTACTCAACTTGGCGGCGGAGCAGAAAAACACGTCGCTCATTCAAATTCATTGGGGAGATGGTTATCAGATAACACCGGATATTCTCGCGAAATACCCCTATGTTGAGCACCCAGATAACATCGCATTAGTCTGCAAGATGGCACAATATATTGGCATCAACAAAGACTATGTCTTCAAAGAAACGGCTTCTAGGGTTATTCCCGATGTTGGTGTACTACAGCAATTTAAGACTGCAAAGATTGGTGCAATTAGTCAAAGCTTTATCAATAGCATGTCTGCCAACGAACGCCTAGCAACGATTGAAAACTGGAAGCGCCTAAACATTGTCGAGCAAGGAAAACAGGGGCAAATTGTTGCACTGATTAATAATCGCAACGACCGTGTAGCGCGCTCGCAAGTATTTGCGAGCATTTTGGCCAATGATCTGCATTTTGATGCCGTTGTCGTTGTTGGCACCAATATCGATGGCTTCTTTAAGTACTTTCTCGTTGCGCTGGAAAACCTCTTACAGAGTATTTTCAGTAATAACGACCACAATGCATTGCGCGATTTACTCGCGCGCTTTCGGCTCACGTTATCACGAGATGCGCTGATCGCATCATTAAATACTACGGCAGCCAGACTACCTGAGTCTGCGTTTTCAAGCCTCGACTCGCTGCAGTCGCTACTTAATAACGAAGACGAAACACATCGGCTCACAATAAGGCGTTTTGAAGCGTGGACGATTGCTCAGTCACTTTTGGAAGCGGAAGACCTGAGCACCTTGCTGTCGCAAGCAGCCACGCTTGCAGAGCGACTTGCCAAACTCAAATGTACGTTAGTACATGATAGCGACATTAAGCCCGATGCCTTAACTCAAATCATTGCAAAACAAGCACTGCCAAATGAACATCAAATTATCGTCGGTATGCAAAATATCAAAGGGGCAGGATTGGGCTATGTATACATGTGGCAGAAGTGGCAACTGTTTAATCAGCATTGCGAGCGTCTTAGCCGCCGTAGCGTGACACAAACTGAGTTTAGAAATGGCTTAAGTAGAATTTTACAACAAGAGGAGCTCAGCGCGATTGAATGCCAATACTTGGCTGACAAGCTCGACTCGTTTGCAACCTTGCCCAATGCCCAAAGCGAATTCAGCCAAGCCGAATTAACGCAAATAAAGCGTAAACTCGAGCAACAAACTCAACGGTTAGAAAGTAAAGAGAATACCCTGCCTCGCTCACCCCTAACTCGATTTTTGAATAAACTGGTCGAGTCATTTTTAGATGCTGGCGCGGCAGTAAAAAGAAAAAAAATCGCAGTTCAAGTATACAAAGATATCGCTGACTTTAGGATCACAATAGAAAAGGCAACGCTCATTTTAAGTGAATTAAATCGTTCGCAAAAACCAGGATGGTTGAAGTTACAAAATGGTAAGCGCCGTAAAAAATAG
- a CDS encoding NAD(P)H-dependent flavin oxidoreductase — MKTAITELFGIDKPIILPGMSWISVPELVAAVSNAGGLGILATGPLGKDETRQAIRKIRELTDKPFGIGVTLMMPGAKENAKVALEEQVPVINFSLGKGDWLVQAAKAYGGKVIATVVTQKHALAAQKSGVDALLVTGHEAAAHGGEVTSLCLVPSIVDIVDIPVIAAGGFADGRGLIAALALGAEGVAMGSRFATSKESPLHQHVKDTVVEKDVEQTIYSKNFDGLYARVMKTPMAEKATRRPMNFFMATIKSFKAAKMVDMPLWKLLLGLLSQFDKIKMLSLFGAATEKLEAATIHGDLNHGVQFIGQSQGLIREIESVQTLMNNMMVQATEVHSRIGNITAE; from the coding sequence ATGAAAACTGCTATCACCGAATTATTTGGCATCGACAAACCCATTATATTACCCGGCATGAGCTGGATTTCTGTCCCTGAACTTGTTGCGGCAGTGAGCAACGCAGGTGGCTTAGGCATTTTAGCAACAGGCCCGCTCGGCAAGGACGAAACACGTCAAGCAATACGAAAAATCCGTGAACTCACCGATAAGCCTTTTGGCATTGGTGTGACGTTAATGATGCCAGGCGCCAAAGAAAATGCCAAAGTCGCATTAGAAGAACAAGTGCCTGTCATCAATTTTTCTTTAGGAAAAGGCGACTGGCTGGTACAAGCGGCTAAAGCTTATGGCGGCAAAGTCATTGCCACTGTGGTCACGCAAAAGCATGCATTAGCAGCACAAAAATCTGGCGTTGATGCCCTTTTAGTTACTGGGCATGAGGCCGCAGCCCATGGTGGAGAAGTGACTTCACTGTGTTTAGTACCGAGCATAGTCGATATTGTCGATATACCGGTGATTGCCGCAGGGGGATTTGCCGATGGTCGAGGACTTATCGCCGCGTTAGCACTTGGCGCTGAGGGCGTTGCGATGGGTTCTCGTTTTGCGACATCCAAAGAAAGCCCCTTGCATCAACATGTCAAAGATACCGTAGTGGAAAAAGACGTTGAACAGACGATTTATTCCAAGAACTTCGATGGTCTTTATGCTCGAGTAATGAAAACCCCCATGGCTGAAAAGGCAACGCGCCGCCCGATGAACTTTTTCATGGCCACCATAAAATCGTTCAAAGCCGCCAAAATGGTCGACATGCCCTTATGGAAGCTACTGCTAGGACTGTTATCTCAATTTGATAAAATTAAGATGCTGTCGCTCTTTGGTGCCGCCACCGAAAAGCTTGAAGCAGCCACAATACACGGAGATTTAAACCATGGCGTGCAGTTTATTGGTCAATCTCAGGGCCTAATTCGAGAAATAGAATCCGTACAAACCTTAATGAATAACATGATGGTCCAAGCCACTGAGGTGCATTCACGTATCGGTAACATTACAGCCGAGTAA
- a CDS encoding CDP-glycerol glycerophosphotransferase family protein, which produces MPKHYLFYIEQPYSFAILRPLQDAIHANGDVVKWFLKGKDVNSSSLAPDEAELLSVEDVKAFNPRAVFVPGNVVPDFFPGAKVQVFHGLEYKKKGHFGIRGFFDLYCTHGPITTAPFNQLAQKHGYFSVIETGWPKLDPYFDYTKQENEKPVILYAPTFSPNLTSLEALHAQIKQLAESGKYKVQLKFHPKTKQQWQQMYMELETISDFEIAKSDNLIPLIQQADVVISDTSSAVDESLLIGKPVITFNNHQPQVALINITEAGKLSEAVEQALNLSEAQSERIEQYIQQVHPYRDGKSAERILAATETVIAAGLKRKPLNLLRRYKIRKALNYMKIK; this is translated from the coding sequence ATGCCTAAACATTATCTTTTCTACATTGAGCAGCCATATAGCTTTGCCATTCTAAGACCTCTACAAGATGCGATCCATGCTAACGGTGACGTGGTGAAGTGGTTTTTAAAAGGTAAAGATGTAAACTCAAGTTCACTTGCACCAGACGAAGCAGAGTTACTGAGCGTAGAGGACGTAAAGGCGTTTAACCCCAGAGCTGTATTTGTACCTGGAAATGTCGTTCCAGACTTTTTTCCAGGCGCCAAAGTGCAAGTGTTTCATGGATTAGAATATAAAAAGAAAGGTCATTTTGGGATCCGCGGTTTCTTCGATTTGTATTGTACTCACGGCCCAATTACAACAGCGCCATTTAACCAACTCGCACAAAAGCATGGTTATTTCTCTGTGATTGAAACTGGCTGGCCAAAACTCGACCCTTACTTTGATTATACCAAGCAAGAGAATGAAAAGCCTGTCATACTGTACGCCCCCACTTTTTCACCGAATCTCACGTCGCTTGAAGCATTACATGCGCAAATCAAACAGCTCGCAGAGTCAGGAAAGTACAAAGTCCAACTTAAGTTTCATCCTAAGACGAAGCAACAATGGCAACAGATGTACATGGAACTTGAAACCATTAGCGACTTTGAAATCGCCAAGAGTGATAACCTTATTCCACTCATTCAGCAAGCTGATGTGGTGATTTCTGATACCTCTAGCGCCGTTGATGAGTCACTACTAATTGGTAAACCGGTTATCACTTTTAATAATCACCAACCTCAAGTTGCATTAATCAATATTACCGAAGCAGGCAAATTATCTGAAGCGGTTGAACAAGCACTCAATCTGTCCGAGGCACAAAGTGAACGTATTGAGCAATATATTCAGCAAGTGCACCCTTACCGCGATGGTAAAAGCGCTGAGCGCATACTCGCTGCAACAGAGACTGTAATTGCTGCTGGTTTAAAACGTAAGCCGCTTAATTTATTGAGACGTTATAAAATTCGTAAAGCACTGAATTATATGAAGATAAAGTAA
- a CDS encoding VOC family protein has product MATSSIPSGYHSLTPYLIVAGAAKAIEFYRAAFGASVKLQLPMPDGGIAHAELLIGNSYVMLSDMCPDVHFKDPKELGGTPVSLMLYVDDVDTVFAGAIELGAQQVTPVCDQFYGDRAGTLRDPFGHVWTIGTHKEDLTETELLARMADFMDKQQDA; this is encoded by the coding sequence ATGGCGACTTCTTCAATTCCTTCCGGTTATCATTCACTCACGCCTTATCTCATTGTGGCTGGTGCAGCAAAAGCTATCGAGTTTTACCGAGCTGCTTTTGGTGCCAGCGTAAAACTACAGTTACCTATGCCAGATGGAGGAATAGCACATGCGGAGCTGCTGATTGGTAACTCATATGTGATGCTTTCAGATATGTGCCCTGATGTGCACTTTAAAGATCCCAAGGAGCTTGGTGGTACGCCCGTTAGCTTGATGTTGTATGTTGACGATGTGGACACTGTGTTTGCGGGGGCAATTGAATTGGGGGCACAGCAAGTCACGCCCGTTTGTGATCAGTTTTATGGTGATAGGGCAGGAACGCTGCGAGACCCATTTGGTCATGTCTGGACGATAGGCACGCATAAAGAAGATCTCACAGAAACCGAGTTACTAGCGCGTATGGCTGACTTTATGGATAAGCAACAAGATGCCTAG
- a CDS encoding Ig-like domain-containing protein — MKPTSILRLAWTSGVLILAGQANAYNCSNLSPWSEQQVYRQGDITQSQNQAYEAKWYSQNDNPAGHSGPYDVWRSLGTCATGSGQAPSVVLTSPNNGAVLGENDSAVFSANANDVDGDLAYVEFLVNGQVIATDTTAPFQTTWSAVLGEYDISAIATDAQGLTGSSQSARITVKPSGGNLPPSVSIVAPANGQQFYQGDMVGISITAEDNDGTIAGVEISVNNQLVGSLMNPPFQFQFQAEQIGVNQLNVTAIDNQGLISEANLVIDVLTKVGGGCQGLRAYSAGQNYEAGELVAHNNHKYRCDVAGWCSSNAQWAYEPGAGQYWSDAWSDLGICAIAPTVTFESPSNNGTVLVNAPTTISVNAQDTDGSIATLSLYADSTLLATANQGMLNHSWTPTALKTVSLKAIAVDNESNQSEQTITVNVTDKPIAVDLLAPTSGSQVTLGNSTQLIAQASSFVGQITQVQFYADGVLLNTDTTPPYEYSYAPASIGTKTLYATATNDNNDQVSSSGVTVQVIDKPIGKKHKLIGYWHNFVNPAGCPIPLDQMSNAWDIIDIAFAENDRNSNGTVHFTPFEKDIRSNCPPIDPVKFKSDMQALQAQGKVFVLSLGGAEGTITLNTDADEAAFVSSLTDIIQQWGFDGLDIDLESGSNLVHGSQIQARLPRALKQIEQNIGGNMVLTMAPEHPYVHGGMIAYSGIWGAYIPLINELRDTLDLLHVQLYNNGGLPNPYEPGSAPEGSVNMMVAHAKMLIEGFGLADGTRFAPLRDDQVAIGLPSGPQSANSGQAPIGNIINALDCLTKGTGCGTIQPSRAYPNFGGVMAWSINWDKYDGYNFSQPIGDKLTQMNQGN, encoded by the coding sequence ATGAAACCAACTTCTATTTTACGATTAGCTTGGACGAGCGGTGTTCTCATCCTTGCAGGCCAAGCAAACGCCTACAACTGTAGTAATTTAAGCCCTTGGTCTGAACAACAAGTCTACAGACAGGGGGATATTACACAGTCCCAAAACCAAGCATATGAAGCTAAGTGGTACAGTCAAAACGACAATCCAGCAGGCCACTCCGGTCCTTATGATGTCTGGCGGTCACTGGGAACTTGTGCAACGGGCTCAGGTCAAGCGCCGAGTGTCGTACTCACCAGCCCAAATAATGGCGCTGTGCTGGGTGAAAATGACAGCGCTGTTTTTTCCGCTAATGCCAATGATGTCGATGGTGACCTAGCTTATGTCGAATTCTTAGTAAATGGCCAAGTCATCGCAACGGACACTACCGCGCCATTCCAAACCACTTGGAGCGCAGTACTTGGCGAATACGATATCAGTGCAATTGCCACCGATGCCCAAGGGCTAACCGGAAGTTCACAATCAGCACGGATCACAGTAAAACCGAGTGGGGGAAACTTACCACCGAGCGTATCCATTGTAGCACCAGCCAACGGTCAGCAGTTCTATCAAGGCGATATGGTAGGGATCAGCATTACAGCTGAAGATAACGACGGTACTATTGCGGGAGTGGAAATTAGCGTGAACAACCAGCTTGTCGGCAGCCTCATGAATCCTCCCTTTCAATTTCAATTCCAAGCAGAGCAAATTGGTGTAAACCAACTAAATGTTACAGCGATAGACAATCAAGGCTTGATAAGTGAGGCAAACCTTGTCATCGACGTATTAACAAAAGTGGGTGGTGGCTGCCAAGGCCTCAGAGCATATAGCGCAGGACAAAATTACGAGGCTGGTGAACTCGTCGCGCATAATAATCATAAATATCGCTGTGATGTCGCAGGTTGGTGTAGCTCAAACGCGCAGTGGGCATACGAGCCAGGTGCGGGCCAGTATTGGAGCGATGCATGGAGCGATTTAGGGATCTGCGCAATCGCGCCAACCGTAACGTTCGAAAGCCCGTCCAATAATGGTACTGTTTTGGTCAATGCGCCCACCACTATCTCTGTCAATGCTCAAGATACTGACGGCAGTATTGCTACGCTGTCACTCTATGCCGACAGCACACTCCTCGCAACGGCCAATCAAGGAATGCTTAATCACAGCTGGACACCGACAGCCCTCAAAACCGTGAGCCTAAAAGCCATTGCCGTCGATAACGAAAGTAATCAAAGCGAGCAAACGATCACAGTGAATGTGACTGATAAACCGATTGCCGTTGATTTACTTGCCCCCACTAGCGGCAGCCAAGTTACCTTGGGTAATTCCACTCAGTTGATTGCACAAGCATCCTCTTTTGTTGGACAAATCACACAAGTACAGTTTTATGCTGATGGCGTGTTACTCAATACTGACACAACGCCACCCTACGAATATAGTTATGCACCAGCATCGATTGGTACAAAAACACTTTATGCCACAGCAACCAACGACAATAATGATCAGGTGTCTAGTAGCGGCGTGACAGTTCAAGTCATTGACAAGCCCATCGGTAAAAAGCACAAACTGATTGGCTATTGGCATAACTTTGTCAATCCAGCTGGTTGCCCTATTCCACTTGATCAGATGTCTAATGCTTGGGACATCATCGATATTGCCTTTGCTGAAAATGATAGAAACTCGAATGGCACAGTGCACTTCACTCCATTTGAAAAAGACATTCGCTCTAACTGCCCGCCTATCGACCCGGTAAAATTCAAATCCGACATGCAGGCACTACAAGCGCAAGGTAAAGTTTTTGTGCTAAGCCTTGGTGGTGCAGAAGGCACAATTACCCTCAATACGGATGCCGATGAAGCGGCATTTGTCAGTAGCCTCACCGATATTATTCAACAATGGGGATTTGACGGACTCGATATCGACCTAGAGAGTGGCTCGAACCTTGTGCATGGCTCTCAGATCCAAGCTCGGCTGCCAAGAGCATTAAAACAAATAGAACAAAATATTGGTGGCAATATGGTACTTACCATGGCCCCTGAGCATCCCTATGTGCATGGTGGCATGATTGCCTATTCAGGTATTTGGGGCGCTTATATTCCACTTATAAATGAGCTACGTGATACATTAGACTTACTGCACGTGCAGCTATACAACAATGGCGGCCTACCTAACCCATATGAACCGGGAAGTGCTCCTGAGGGCTCAGTGAACATGATGGTTGCCCATGCAAAAATGCTGATTGAGGGATTTGGTCTTGCTGATGGCACCCGCTTTGCGCCACTTAGGGATGACCAAGTAGCCATTGGTCTACCTTCTGGTCCACAGTCGGCAAATTCAGGTCAAGCGCCTATCGGCAATATCATCAATGCCTTAGATTGTTTAACCAAAGGTACAGGATGTGGCACTATCCAACCCAGTAGGGCTTATCCGAACTTTGGTGGCGTGATGGCATGGTCGATTAACTGGGACAAGTACGATGGCTATAACTTCTCTCAACCCATTGGCGATAAATTAACGCAGATGAATCAAGGAAATTAA
- a CDS encoding MFS transporter — MKSFPSLYLTNLFLVGGTGLLTTYLALYLGQRGVSTFWIGLLTSFYYLGLLLGAKLGYHLIKSVGHIRAFAASTAAVTACVAIHGVSDNIYLWLGLRLVVGLGMMCNFMVLESWLNEQAAPEQRGRVFSFYMLTSYLGMVTGQFALSNFPELGYAPLFLIVVALSFGIIPISTTRRIHPKPLKPIQVSLFTYFKKVPQSLTAVCFAGVINGSFYGLAPTFASQSGFNAEEIAMYMSVTIFAGLLAQWPMGIISDRVRRSILLRSNAVFIGLISLCIFLLPLSPSYSLWLTFGFGLFAFTMYPLSSALANSRVDDEDRVGVSSALLVAFGGGACVGSAAIAQIMSHFGHQALYASLSALTVVMFLLLHFINARQKAEQPEPSDYVAATSDITSSPLAATMDPRIEEKTAHEQLLVVDEDEPRDNDDELDDNGQVSEQAEEQEETTNKPQP; from the coding sequence ATGAAATCTTTTCCATCGCTTTATTTAACAAATCTATTCTTAGTCGGTGGGACAGGCCTGCTGACCACCTACTTAGCGCTTTATTTAGGTCAGCGCGGCGTCAGTACATTTTGGATTGGCTTGCTTACCTCATTTTATTACTTAGGTTTGTTGCTCGGTGCCAAATTAGGCTACCACTTGATCAAGTCGGTTGGGCACATCCGCGCGTTTGCGGCAAGCACAGCGGCAGTGACGGCCTGCGTAGCAATACATGGGGTGAGTGACAATATTTATCTTTGGCTTGGGCTACGACTTGTGGTTGGTCTTGGCATGATGTGTAACTTTATGGTGCTCGAAAGCTGGCTGAATGAACAAGCGGCACCCGAGCAACGGGGGCGAGTATTTTCTTTTTACATGCTCACCTCCTACCTCGGTATGGTAACTGGGCAGTTTGCGCTGTCTAACTTTCCCGAGCTTGGCTATGCGCCGCTATTTTTAATAGTCGTTGCCTTATCCTTTGGGATTATCCCAATTTCAACGACGAGGCGGATCCACCCAAAGCCACTTAAGCCCATTCAAGTGAGTTTGTTTACCTACTTCAAAAAAGTGCCTCAATCTCTCACCGCGGTCTGTTTTGCGGGTGTGATTAATGGCAGTTTTTATGGCCTCGCCCCGACTTTTGCCAGTCAATCAGGGTTTAATGCCGAAGAAATTGCTATGTATATGTCGGTAACTATTTTTGCAGGCTTGCTTGCACAGTGGCCAATGGGCATTATCTCTGACCGAGTTCGCAGAAGTATCTTATTGCGCAGTAATGCCGTTTTTATCGGTTTGATTTCTCTTTGTATATTTTTGCTTCCACTGAGCCCAAGCTACAGTCTTTGGCTGACTTTTGGCTTTGGGTTATTTGCATTTACCATGTATCCACTTTCTTCGGCACTAGCAAACTCCCGTGTTGATGATGAAGACCGTGTTGGCGTTTCTTCTGCACTGCTGGTGGCGTTTGGGGGAGGTGCTTGTGTTGGCTCGGCCGCGATTGCACAGATCATGTCCCATTTTGGCCATCAAGCCCTATACGCTTCGTTAAGCGCACTAACCGTTGTCATGTTCTTGCTCCTCCACTTTATCAACGCTAGACAAAAAGCCGAGCAGCCAGAGCCTAGCGACTATGTTGCCGCGACTTCTGATATTACCAGCTCACCGCTCGCTGCCACCATGGATCCGCGTATCGAGGAAAAAACGGCGCACGAGCAGCTGCTTGTTGTTGACGAAGACGAACCTCGCGACAATGACGATGAACTCGACGACAATGGGCAAGTTAGTGAGCAAGCCGAGGAGCAAGAGGAAACGACTAACAAACCTCAGCCATAG
- a CDS encoding LysR family transcriptional regulator, which translates to MDSKRVDLNLLQTLVVLLEECNVTKAADRLNLSQPAVSTQLSRLRGLFDDQLLVPIHKGMLPTAKALALLPELRAAMKLVSNVLVEHQDFIPETANLTFKVACTDYLQLVVMTEVIRRLKVAAPNIKVVLCHLKIATLAAQLQHSELDLALMSPECGPDSLRFKTLYQEKYVLIGRNHHPQLTSEMTIADYVKLEHIVVSFEGNSTSTFVDSILQQYGVSRQVMTSVPSFLLVPELVRNTELVALIPARQASKLGADFTLVENPIPDCAFDVAMVWHEVQHQYPALRWLRAFISQTMAEVC; encoded by the coding sequence ATGGATAGTAAGAGGGTGGACTTAAACCTGCTTCAGACTTTGGTGGTGTTACTGGAAGAGTGCAATGTGACCAAAGCGGCAGATAGGCTGAACCTCAGCCAGCCAGCAGTAAGTACTCAGCTAAGTCGTCTGCGTGGGCTATTTGATGATCAGTTATTAGTCCCTATTCATAAAGGCATGCTACCAACTGCCAAAGCGCTTGCTTTGCTGCCTGAACTTCGCGCTGCGATGAAGTTAGTGAGCAATGTGTTAGTAGAGCATCAAGACTTTATCCCTGAAACGGCCAATTTAACCTTTAAAGTGGCATGTACAGACTATTTACAGCTGGTGGTGATGACAGAGGTGATACGGCGTTTAAAAGTTGCTGCGCCCAATATTAAGGTCGTGCTTTGCCATCTAAAAATAGCAACGCTTGCAGCCCAGCTACAACACTCAGAACTCGACTTGGCATTAATGTCGCCGGAATGTGGGCCTGATTCATTAAGATTTAAAACCTTATATCAAGAGAAGTATGTGTTGATTGGCAGAAACCACCATCCACAGCTAACGTCAGAAATGACAATCGCAGATTATGTGAAGCTTGAGCATATTGTGGTGTCTTTTGAGGGAAATAGCACCTCGACATTCGTTGATTCAATCTTGCAGCAATATGGTGTATCGAGACAGGTGATGACGTCAGTACCCTCATTTTTATTGGTGCCGGAACTGGTGAGAAATACTGAGTTGGTTGCACTTATTCCAGCTCGTCAGGCATCAAAACTCGGAGCAGATTTTACCCTCGTTGAAAACCCTATACCTGACTGTGCTTTTGACGTCGCTATGGTGTGGCACGAAGTGCAGCATCAATATCCTGCACTTCGTTGGTTACGGGCGTTTATCAGTCAGACTATGGCTGAGGTTTGTTAG